GTGATAgagttagtgtttggtgttagcaCGAGCATGTGTgtctatgtgtttgtatttggtGTCAGCATGTATGTGTCTGTTAGCGTATGGTGGTGTTGCGTTTGTCGGTGTTTGCTGTCAGAGTCAGCCTACAGTTTAGTGGTGTGAGGGGgagatgtgtaagtgtatggtgtttgagtgagTTTACATTCTAGTATGTGGATGTGTTTTAGTTACGTGGGGATATTGCACCCAGGAGCCACTAACCCTAGACTCACCCCTATTATAATGCATGATTATTCAGTGATATTTTATGATGCTATGTTCTTTCTAGTTTTAAATTTATTGTGCTTCTCCTGTTATTTTTCATCaatgatttttaaaacattttttggaaaattctgacaaatgtatttttgcatGGATCAATACAATAAATGTCCACTGGGTGTCAGCACTATCCTGCTTGTTACAAATGTTACCCATCACACAAGCATTACGTGTAGGCCACTCTCACACATCAGGTTGAGTTTGTACACagagaaatcattttttatctaagcacaagtagggcttttgtTATTGAGatttacaatatacatattacaACATTCCCATTATACAAGCGCCATTACATTAGCTCTGTCAGCACACAGCCAGTAAATTCTGTTGTTAGACAGCCTAACCTCCTGTGTATCAGCAGGGAGATTTCCCCGCAAATGCAATAACTGTAGGATACACTACATTAATAACAATATagagtaaaagaaaaatgtcatatACAGTTACCTAAAGTGTACTGCATTAAATAAGTCGTATTAACACTCAGCAGAACTGATAATCAGAATATGTCTCCTAAAATTGTCTAAATAAAATGGGTCATGTCATAAAATGAGTCGCAATGATGTACCTTAAGATAAGATCTAAAACAATACGTACGTGAATTAATGTAAGCTGAGTTAATGTCAATTACCTATACACTTTTTTGTAGTATAGTGTGTCTCTCCTTACCTGATAAACCTCCAACATCCATCTTTTTTAGATTCTTGGCTTCCAGGATGCAGACagtcagttttccagcagtagGAACATAACGCAGTGAGATGCAGATATCACCTAGTTTTTCTGGCTAAattaaagtaagaaaaaagGAAGTTAGCACGATCAGCTATCGTTGTTAGAATTTACACACCTTTGTCCTCCTGGTAGTGTTTTATGATTTATACACTGTAATCGCAAATCACAATTGGCATTAACCTCACTTTTCTTTTCCCACCTCCAATTCAATTATGATTTTGTAATTGACATGCACCATTATGACTCCCACTGGTTTCTACTTTTGtaaattcaaaagaaaaaagtcaTCCGTCAACCCTAAACCTCACGCTCAATGACCACtaatataaaactttattttcttgCCCACTAGTGCCACTGATTTTTGGAAATCGGACTCAttcctttcattttgtttttcatgtatGTCCTTTGTGATGCACACGTTAAACTGGATACTTATGATTTCAAACATTCAATTGTAAACTAGCCTCACTTACCAGAGTGACAACTGTCACCTTCCAGTATGACCGCGCATGGTTCTACCTATCTCTCTCATACTAACCTCCTCTTTCTCTGCACTTTGCAAATCTCTCCACTCCTCAATCGGCTGTCCAAGATCAACTGTATTCATAGGAACCTTCACCTCCCCGATGATGTCATGCTTGGAAAATCTGTCAAAGTCATAAATGGACATACAGAGGGTCTTTCCCCCAAGCTCCTGATATGGAATCTAAAGTGAAAGATCATAAAAAAGGTTGTTGtggtttgttaatttgtttattacaccaaccaaaaataattgtacTGGGTATTACACATCtcatatttctttaaatattaaaatagatgAAGTTCACAATGTCCTGTAACTCTGCTCCAACtaaattgaatatttatttaatacttaATTGGAAATAAATACTTCCAGATGCAAAACATAAACTAATCCCTTATTTATATTTGGAGAATtcccattttaaatatttccccATAGTTAAACTTGTAGTTAAATAATACTACATTtcagtgccagcagattctgtagtacGTGCTCTCTTCTTAATTGATCTTATCTACATTAACATGCTGGTTAAGGATTATGATACTTCAACATGAGTTTCAGACGCAGAAATAGGCAAGGCTACTCTGGTATCAGGAAATTAACTCTGGAATTGTTGCTGATGGCATCATGATGTTCATGATGTCATCAGACCATGGAGTTTCTGGCCACTGGTCATTTTCCtggtctatatatataaatatatatatataatttaagataTATTCCCCTCTAGACCATCAGATACATATTTCTATTAGTTCTAGGTTATCaagataaatgtatatattgtttcttaagGCTCTTACTtacattaatacacattttaatctACCCTGTCCCCAAATATTCTGTCTGACAGTTGGTAGTTAGGAGGTAGATACCATTATTGGAGAATTATTATTTCCATTGACTATTGAAGTTAATTAATATATGAAGCATTTTTCCCTTTAATACAAAGGTGGGGTTATACTTAATATATCaggtatattaatatataattaattatatcaaTGTACGGAAGTTTGTTGAAATAACTGGAAATAACCAGGAAGCAGTGTTAAGAAAACTTAATAATTCACCATGAAAACTTAACCTTGAAAGTAAATGTCTCATTGAAAATAGGGTTGAGTGTCTTGCGATGCACTTTAGTTTCAAACTTCTTTTTCTTGTCTGGAAGGAAGAAGATCTTGACGTAGGGGTCTGAAGTTCCTCCCATGTCCAATGCAGGCAGTTCTGTAGCCTGGATAACTCCGACTTGGATCTGTCATTATTTGGATAATAAACATGAGGGCCAGGAATGGAAAGGAATAAAAAGGAGGGATGAAAATAGTAAGCAAATGAAAAAGAGATTTGGAGATAGACACTACAGAGGCGGTCTAAGAAGAAAAGGGGTTAGAAAGGGGATGGTTGGTTTCTAGCACCTGGTTACTTTGAAAGTCATAGTCCAGGGAAAATTGTAGCTTCCCAAgcttttcctcttccttttcctcGTCCTCCTTGTCCTCTCCCTCTGTTAACCCAGTttctgcatcatcatcatcatcctgcAATTCTGTAACAAAGGACAAATGTTGTACATCTAGATTGTATAGAGATTTCTCATCTTCTAGTTCCTTAGACTCTTTTATTTGTAGATCTGTAACAATTTTTAGATTTAGAATAATGTAGGCAAGcttaaaagaaaacagatgacAAAACAGGTGCTGTGGGGAGACAATAGAGGGGGTGAGGGGACATATTACTAGGGACTGGGGGGTTATGATACAGGCTTGAGGGAAAAGAGACCTTGTATATGACATTCTATCTAACAGAGGGCTGTGGGAACAAAATATGACAGATGGTATGGTTACCATGTTTGATTATAGCATACCGAATACCACCTAACTTCCTACTGGGAAGCAGAGCTTGTGAGGGAAAGTCCCATTCAAACTGGCACTGCTACTGTGCATGGGCACAATTTTGCACATGAGCAGGATGCATTCCCTGGTGTTCCTGGGGAATGAAAATGGGACCGCAAGATTGTGGTCCTGAGTCCCAGTGTCCCACAGAGCTCTACCGCAGGAAAGAGGTAGATCTCAGTGGGACAGTGAAATCAAATGTCATAAGTTGGGAGGCATGCTACTGTAGAGTTTGAATCTAACAGACCTTGTTTGACATCTTAAGAACATTCTAACAATCATAGTAAGCTAACAAATTTGAACATTTAATGCATGTCTCTTGTAAACAACATTATCTTTCCCAACATTCATAGATTCCTCCGATTCCTGGTTCTTGATCCCGACTAGAATgtagcattatataaatgtgtCTCTATTACAGATTCAGTAGTATGTATATCCGCACATTTTCAAtgtaaaatatgaaaagaaTAAGAACTTACCATACCAGAAAAAACACATAATCAGGAAGCACGTTCAGCAAACAGACATCATGCAGCAGGCAAATAAGAAATTTAAATAggaaaagtttaattttttttatattatgtaggTGACTGACTATGTATGAGTATCTTGTTTTCGTGAAAAATACATACAAGACTTCTGTTAGAGCTACTGAACATGAATGTCTCCCTTTCTTCTCCGTCGATCACCTCTGTGTCCCTATCTCCTTGCCATGCATCTCTGCTTTTTCTCTTGTATTTTCttgttattctgtcttctttcttcgtccctTTCTCCATGGACATGGTGAGCACACCCTCTCTTccattcctccaattgggggagagggtgtgtttGGAAGCTcctcccttttgcagaagttccaTGAGGCCATGTCCACAGAGAATCgggtgaagaaagaagacatgtaGTAGCGgatgaaaaaagaagacagaagaacaagaagaagtggagctgtatGGCTAAGAGACAGGGACACTAACGCTGGGAagttagggagacattcagagaaagtagatgagagtgtgagagaacatgaatgagagtgtaagagagattAGGTGAGAGTGTTAAAGAGCGTAGAGTAAAAGAGTGAAAGAACAAATGTCAAACATAAATTCGGAGCTCTTGGCTTTGGTGGTCCCTCCACACTTTCAAAGATTCCCACAAATTgaagaaattggcaaatttagtctcagtaaagtaattaaaatttgtacaaattccAAATGCacaattgtaataaatatactttGTCCCCACATTCCACTTATCCTCCCCTCTTTCCTGATGCTTTTGTGCACCTGGAATCACTACTGTTGCTTCTTTTTACAGTCTGTTGTAAATGTATGCATGTTGGTTGATGCTGTGATGCATAACAGTACAGTACACACAAATCTATGATTGATTTAGGTGTACAGTTTCTGTTTTCAGAGTATACACATACTATACCTGTATTTACTTGGTCAAGCTTTTGATTTATCTGCTGTACACTTTGTTAAGGTACACTCTGTATACAATATATGCACACACTACAtggaaaaaagtattgggaGACTCCTCTTCAAACCCATtgtcacaggtgtataaaatcaagcacctagccatgcagtctgcattcacaaacatttgtggaaaaaaaatgggtcaTTCTAAAGAGTTCAGTGAATTCAagtgtggtactgtgatagTATGCCACCTTTGcgataagtcagtttgtgaaatttcagtATGCTAGATATTCCAAGGTCAAATGTAAGAAATTCAGCCCCGTAGCAGAAGATtccgtaaagtcacagagcggggtcaccaagtgctgaggcgcatggtgcgtaaaagtcgccaacgctctgctgattccatagctgaagcgTTTCAAACTTCCACTGACATTAAGATCAGCACAAAAACCGTGTGGCGGGAACTTCATGGCCGAGCGGCTGCATGCAAGCCTTGCATCACTAGTTCAATGCAGGCGTTGGATGGTGTGATTTAAAGCATGCTGCCTctagagcagtggaaacatgttctgtggagtgacgaaCCACGCTTCTCTATTGgcagtctgggtttggcagatgccaggagaactttGCCTGTCTGACTCCATTGTGTCAACTATAAAGTTTGGTGGATGAGCGATAATGGTATTGGGCTGTTTCTCAtgggttgggctaggccccttacttccagtgaaggaaaatctcaATGCttcaagacattttggataatGCTATGATTTAAACtgtgtgggaacagtttggggaaggccccaTACAAAGCACAAgaaccctgaccttaacccatggaatacctttgggatgaaccggaacagtgattgcgagccaggccttcttgtcctacattagtgcctgacctcacaaatgttacACGGGATGAATGGGtgaaaattccccacagaaaaaCACTCCAAAGTTTTGTGGTAAGTCTTCCCAGAAGTTTGGAAGCGGTTATAACTGTAAAGGAGGGAACAACTACATATtattgtctatgtatttagaatgcaatgtcataatagtccctgttggtgtaatgatcaggtgtcccaatacatttgtccatatagtgtgtgtatatatatatatatatatatatatatataatgttcagTTTTAGAATAAACTCAATCAACACTATGATACTATTTGATATGTTCACTGGCACTTAGATGCATGGGTACAAAAAAGCTCCTGAAACAATGGGCCTTCAAATGGATGGATCTCCCTCCACAACTGCTGGGTTTGGACGTTTTAGAAATTATTACCTGACCTCCAGATCCTTTTAAATCCTTCATGTTGAGCACATTTTTCCctttacctttttcttttttacctttcttctttttacagcaacattttttacatatacagaaGCAGCAAGTGATGAGCAACAGTCCACCCACCACTGCTATTGCTATGAGGGCCCATGGAGGCACTGTGAAGAAGAGACAACAGAAAATCGTAATGAGTTATATTCCTTATAGTGTATAAAAGTATACAAAGCACAGGTAGAACTTGAAgtgtttaaatactttttacatcCAAATTACTCACATGGGATCTTACTGATCTGATTCATAAGCTCCTGTTGAATTTTTTTGAAGGCATCAGCAGCCTTATCCCCAGCTCCAGCAACAGCTGTGGAATTGTCATGTGATGTAATTGGTGGCTGAGTAGTGTTCCGCACCGTGGGTGCAGATTCATGTTTGCGACCGGGCCAGATCATGATggctggaaagaaaaaaaaaaagaatgtatctGGACCATATtcctatacatttatatatataaattagatgATTCAATTTTTTTCATTCATGGTATACAACAAGACTAGCTGTATGAAATAAAATTCTATACCAAAATTGGATGACTCATCAAGTTGAAAGCACTTCTACCCCAggttaatctgcctcccagagacaacaggggcagtaacgggattaacaatacaatagggtcccaacctccactatctattgcTGGCCAAaaccagttccagggatggtccgggtaaatgtctgtagtggtggaactggggggaaggggacaacataataat
This sequence is a window from Spea bombifrons isolate aSpeBom1 chromosome 2, aSpeBom1.2.pri, whole genome shotgun sequence. Protein-coding genes within it:
- the SYT2 gene encoding synaptotagmin-2; translation: MIWPGRKHESAPTVRNTTQPPITSHDNSTAVAGAGDKAADAFKKIQQELMNQISKIPLPPWALIAIAVVGGLLLITCCFCICKKCCCKKKKGKKEKGKGKNVLNMKDLKGSGGQDDDDDAETGLTEGEDKEDEEKEEEKLGKLQFSLDYDFQSNQIQVGVIQATELPALDMGGTSDPYVKIFFLPDKKKKFETKVHRKTLNPIFNETFTFKIPYQELGGKTLCMSIYDFDRFSKHDIIGEVKVPMNTVDLGQPIEEWRDLQSAEKEEPEKLGDICISLRYVPTAGKLTVCILEAKNLKKMDVGGLSDPYVKIHLMQNGKRLKKKKTTVKKKTLNPYFNESFSFEIPFEQIQKVQVVITVLDYDKLGKNEAIGKIFVGCSATGTELRHWSDMLANPRRPIAQWHPLKPEEEVDLALGSKK